In one Lolium rigidum isolate FL_2022 chromosome 3, APGP_CSIRO_Lrig_0.1, whole genome shotgun sequence genomic region, the following are encoded:
- the LOC124698059 gene encoding mitochondrial outer membrane porin-like, translating to MSCFRPAETVTASSTKKGDLILGEIQSQIKNKGITIDVKANSASNVITTITADAYAAPGPKTIFRFAVPGQKSGKV from the exons ATGAGTTGCTTCCGGCCGGCCGAG ACAGTTACTGCTAGCAGTACAAAGAAGGGTGATCTGATACTCGGTGAGATCCAGTCACAGATCAAGAACAAAGGAATCACTATAGATGTGAAGGCCAACTCAGCATCTAAT GTCATTACTACAATTACCGCTGATGCGTATGCGGCACCAGGGCCGAAGACCATCTTCCGCTTTGCTGTTCCTGGTCAAAAATCTGGAAAG GTCTAG